One segment of Synechococcus sp. A15-24 DNA contains the following:
- a CDS encoding WecB/TagA/CpsF family glycosyltransferase, which produces MDSVTTTPDDRRRCRVLGIPVDACRDVQAAAIGLHARGGGRIVTLNAEMTMTARSLPELGHAIEGADLVIPDGAGVVWALARQRVSVVKTAGIELAWTLLEYAAAHSWRVALVGAAPAVMDSLRKSLPQRIPGLNLVMAVDGYQAADAWDGVEAELHQLNPDLVLVALGVPRQETWSERLSESRAGLWMGVGGSFDVWAGVKRRAPAWMCRYRIEWLYRLIQEPSRWRRMLSLPAFAWAVLRGG; this is translated from the coding sequence ATGGACTCAGTTACAACCACTCCAGACGATCGCCGCCGGTGCCGGGTTCTCGGAATCCCCGTGGATGCCTGCCGTGATGTTCAGGCAGCTGCCATCGGGCTGCACGCCCGTGGTGGTGGTCGCATCGTCACCCTCAACGCTGAGATGACGATGACGGCTCGCAGCTTGCCGGAGCTTGGCCACGCCATCGAGGGGGCAGACCTGGTGATCCCTGATGGTGCTGGAGTGGTTTGGGCGCTGGCCCGGCAACGGGTCAGCGTGGTGAAGACCGCCGGCATCGAACTGGCCTGGACGCTCCTCGAATACGCCGCAGCGCACAGCTGGAGAGTGGCTCTCGTGGGCGCAGCGCCTGCTGTGATGGACAGCCTTCGTAAATCGCTGCCCCAACGCATTCCAGGCCTGAACCTAGTCATGGCAGTGGATGGCTACCAGGCTGCAGATGCCTGGGATGGCGTCGAAGCCGAACTCCATCAGCTCAATCCCGATCTGGTCTTGGTTGCCCTGGGTGTTCCTCGTCAGGAAACCTGGTCGGAACGGTTGAGTGAAAGCCGAGCAGGACTCTGGATGGGGGTCGGCGGCAGCTTCGATGTCTGGGCTGGCGTCAAGAGGCGAGCTCCGGCATGGATGTGCCGCTATCGCATTGAGTGGCTGTATCGCCTGATTCAGGAGCCCAGTCGCTGGAGGCGAATGCTGTCTCTGCCTGCCTTCGCCTGGGCTGTCTTGCGGGGTGGCTGA
- the tgt gene encoding tRNA guanosine(34) transglycosylase Tgt, with the protein MFGFEISAHCANTAARCGCFHTPHGPVHTPRFMPVGTLATVKGISTDQLARTGAQMVLSNTYHLHLQPGEEIVAAAGGLHRFMGWDGPMLTDSGGFQVFSLGDLNKIDDRGVVFRNPRDGRIIDMTPEHATQIQMALGADVAMAFDQCPPYTATENDVIDACRRTHAWLARCVEAHSRDNQALFGIVQGGCFPHLRRESARAVADFDLPGIAVGGVSVGEPVEEMHRIVRDVTPLLPTHKPRYLMGIGTLREMAVAVASGIDLFDCVLPTRLGRHGTALVGGERWNLRNARFRHDHTPLDPSCPCPTCSGGHTRAYLNHLIRSEELLGLTLLSLHNITHLLRFTTAISKAIRDGCFSEDFAPWEPDSPAHHTW; encoded by the coding sequence TTGTTCGGCTTCGAGATCAGCGCCCATTGCGCCAACACCGCTGCCCGCTGCGGCTGTTTTCACACACCCCATGGACCGGTGCACACGCCCCGCTTCATGCCCGTTGGCACCCTGGCCACTGTCAAAGGGATCAGCACGGACCAGCTCGCCCGCACCGGGGCACAGATGGTTCTGTCCAACACTTATCACCTGCACCTTCAGCCCGGCGAGGAGATCGTTGCGGCCGCCGGGGGGTTGCACCGTTTTATGGGGTGGGACGGTCCGATGCTCACCGACTCCGGCGGCTTTCAGGTGTTCAGCCTTGGAGACCTGAACAAAATCGATGACCGCGGCGTTGTCTTCCGCAACCCCCGGGACGGCCGGATCATCGACATGACCCCGGAGCACGCCACGCAGATTCAGATGGCCCTCGGGGCTGACGTAGCGATGGCCTTTGATCAGTGCCCTCCTTATACGGCCACCGAAAACGATGTAATCGATGCCTGCCGGCGCACCCATGCCTGGCTGGCCCGCTGCGTCGAAGCCCACAGCCGCGACAACCAGGCCCTTTTCGGCATCGTGCAGGGCGGATGTTTTCCCCATTTGCGCCGGGAGAGTGCGCGGGCCGTCGCCGATTTCGACCTGCCGGGAATTGCTGTTGGTGGGGTCAGCGTGGGCGAACCGGTGGAGGAGATGCACCGGATCGTGCGAGACGTCACACCGCTGCTCCCGACACACAAACCGCGCTACTTGATGGGCATCGGCACATTGCGGGAGATGGCCGTGGCCGTGGCCAGCGGCATCGACCTCTTCGATTGCGTTCTCCCCACCCGGCTCGGCCGTCATGGCACAGCCCTCGTAGGTGGTGAACGCTGGAACCTGCGCAATGCGCGTTTCCGCCATGACCACACACCCCTGGACCCGTCCTGCCCCTGTCCCACATGCAGCGGAGGGCATACCAGGGCATACCTGAACCATCTGATCCGCAGTGAGGAATTGCTCGGACTCACCCTGCTGAGCCTCCACAACATCACCCATCTCCTGCGCTTCACCACTGCGATATCCAAGGCAATCCGGGATGGCTGCTTTTCAGAGGATTTCGCTCCCTGGGAGCCGGACTCACCAGCCCATCACACGTGGTAG
- a CDS encoding photosystem II reaction center protein K, producing the protein MAAFTHDLLAQLPEAYQAFSPLIDILPLIPVFFLLLAFVWQASVGFR; encoded by the coding sequence ATGGCCGCCTTCACCCACGACCTGCTGGCACAGCTGCCCGAGGCCTATCAGGCCTTCTCACCGTTGATCGACATCCTTCCGCTGATCCCGGTCTTCTTCCTGCTTCTGGCCTTTGTCTGGCAGGCCTCCGTTGGTTTCCGCTGA